The stretch of DNA GGCACCCTCAATCTGGCCGCATCGGTGGGCGCCCCGCCCTCCTCGACCTATCTGGCGGACGGCAAGAGCGTCGCGGGTATCGACATCGACGTGTCGGAAGCCGTCGCGAAGACCCTCGGCATCAGGCTGAAGAGGCAGGTCGCGAGCTTCGAGGCCATCCTGCCCGCGCTCGACAGCGGCAAGTACGACGTGGGGACGGGGAACTTCGGAGTCACCGACGAGCGCCGCCACACCCTCGACTTCGTCACCTACATCAACGACGGCCAGGGGTTCGCCACCCGTGAGGACAGCGAGCTGAAGAAGGTCACGACGCTGAAGCAGTTGTGCGGTCTGACGGTCGGCACGGGGGCGGGCACCACCTTCGAGGTCACCCTGGAGAAGAGCAGGCATCTCTGCGCCGAGGCGGGCAGGAAGCCGTACGACGTGAAGACCTACTCCGACCAGAGCGCCTCCTGGGCCGCACTGCAACAGGGCCGCATCGATGTCGTGATGAGCACCATCAACGGGCTGCGTTAC from Streptomyces tsukubensis encodes:
- a CDS encoding ABC transporter substrate-binding protein codes for the protein MNAHPTPERRRRLGAPLALLVSAALALTACGSGEPAGTGAGGGGGGAKAAAEPGKVPTNDVVSGVHEDKAAAGLLPADVAKSGTLNLAASVGAPPSSTYLADGKSVAGIDIDVSEAVAKTLGIRLKRQVASFEAILPALDSGKYDVGTGNFGVTDERRHTLDFVTYINDGQGFATREDSELKKVTTLKQLCGLTVGTGAGTTFEVTLEKSRHLCAEAGRKPYDVKTYSDQSASWAALQQGRIDVVMSTINGLRYAVAQQEGLEFRGEFHRLDVGFAFKKGTKLAPAFQAAVNEIIKNGTYARILKKWDVTPSALTSSKISPPEIK